A genomic region of Anaerolineales bacterium contains the following coding sequences:
- a CDS encoding DUF951 domain-containing protein: protein MLPELKLDDVVRLHKVHPCGSTDWKVVRLGADIGLVCLGCGRRVLLERRKLAHRMKKILSEEEK, encoded by the coding sequence ATGCTGCCGGAACTCAAGCTCGACGATGTAGTACGTTTGCACAAAGTACACCCGTGCGGCAGCACCGATTGGAAGGTGGTGCGCCTGGGTGCAGATATTGGCCTGGTGTGCCTGGGCTGTGGCCGCCGCGTCCTGCTGGAGCGGCGCAAACTGGCCCACCGTATGAAAAAGATCCTCAGCGAAGAAGAAAAGTGA
- the rsmI gene encoding 16S rRNA (cytidine(1402)-2'-O)-methyltransferase, whose protein sequence is MSILFLVATPIGNLEDMSPRAIRVLREVQLIAAEDTRHSRKLLTHFEIHTPLTSYYEHNQLSKLERVLAALAAGDVALISDAGMPGINDPGYLLVRAALQAGHQVSPVPGPSAPVAALAASGLPSDHFVYLGYLPAKASERRAAIEQVAALPYTLIWLESPHRLSAALADLQRVLGERHVAVAAELTKLYERFFRGTLSEAAAFYAKQPARGEFTLVVAGAETQPQAWGEEQVKSLLQAGLATTPPSQLAKQVAAESGWPRSQVYTLLEQLRKERIDDESE, encoded by the coding sequence ATGTCGATTTTATTTCTTGTCGCCACGCCCATCGGCAACCTTGAAGATATGAGCCCGCGGGCGATACGTGTGCTGCGCGAAGTGCAACTCATCGCCGCCGAAGATACCCGCCATAGCCGCAAGCTACTGACCCATTTTGAGATCCACACCCCGCTGACCAGCTATTACGAGCACAACCAGCTTAGCAAGCTGGAGCGCGTGCTGGCCGCGCTGGCCGCCGGCGATGTAGCCCTGATCTCCGATGCGGGCATGCCCGGCATCAACGACCCCGGCTACCTGCTGGTGCGGGCGGCCTTGCAGGCCGGGCACCAGGTCAGCCCGGTGCCCGGGCCCAGCGCCCCGGTGGCGGCGCTGGCGGCCAGCGGCCTGCCCAGCGATCACTTCGTATATCTCGGCTACCTGCCGGCCAAAGCCAGCGAGCGCCGCGCCGCGATCGAGCAGGTGGCCGCCCTGCCCTACACGCTGATCTGGCTGGAGAGCCCGCACCGCTTGAGCGCCGCATTGGCCGACCTGCAGCGCGTGCTGGGTGAACGCCACGTGGCGGTGGCCGCCGAACTCACCAAGCTATACGAGCGCTTCTTCCGCGGCACGCTGAGCGAAGCCGCGGCATTCTACGCCAAGCAGCCGGCCCGCGGCGAATTCACCCTGGTGGTGGCAGGCGCCGAAACGCAGCCACAAGCCTGGGGCGAAGAGCAAGTAAAATCACTGCTGCAGGCCGGGCTGGCCACTACGCCGCCCTCCCAATTGGCCAAGCAGGTGGCCGCCGAGAGCGGTTGGCCGCGCAGCCAGGTGTATACCCTCCTCGAACAACTCCGCAAGGAACGTATTGACGATGAATCTGAATGA